The following is a genomic window from candidate division WOR-3 bacterium.
TAACAATCAAACTCTATGATGTCTGTGGCAGGCTGGTGCATTCGCAGGAAATAATCAAATCGAAAATTGGAATAAACGAGGTCTTGATAAAGCCCGATGGATTATCAGCCGGGGTTTATTTTGTTAGACTTGAGACCGATGGCTATCAAAAAGTGGAAAAGGCAATTCTTCTTCGTTGAGGTGCCGAAACAAACAGCGAACTGAAAAAACGGGCAGCAAAACCGTATAACCTCATATGAGATAATGTGGTGGCAGAGATTGCTCTGCAATAAATAAAAAAATCGCAGTAAGAGAGAGCGCTCTGCAAAAATTGAGAATGCATTAGCTTGCTAATGCAACGATTAGTGATTGGGATTTAAATATCGTTTGGGTTCTGGGATTTGGAATTTTGATATAAAAAAATCCAGGGTATTGGGTCAATTTTTTCTCTTTGAAAGGAGGTGATCCAGCCGCACGTTCCCGTACGGCTACCTTGTTACGACTTAGCCCCAGTCACCGACCCTACCTTCATCCCGCTAAAGCGGGACTTCGGGTATTGTCGGCTCCCATGGCTTGACGGGCGGTGTGTACAAGACCCGAGAACGTATTCACCGCAGCATGCTGATCTGCGATTACTAGCGATTCCGGCTTCATGCGGGCGAATTGCAGCCCGCAATCCGAACCATGCCTGTCTTTGGTGGGATTTGCTCAGCCTCACGGCTTCGCTCCCCATTGTAACAGGCACTGTAGTACGTGTGTAGCCCTGGGCATAAAGGCCATGATGACTTGACGTCATCCCCACCTTCCTCCCCGTTAACCGAGGCAGTCCCCTTAGAGTGCCTTCACCCCTAAAAGGGCAAGATGGCAACTAAGGGCAGGGGTTGCGCTCGTTGCAGGACTTAACCTAACACCTCACGGCACGAGCTGACGACAGCCATGCAGCACCTGTGCTGGCTCCCTGCCGAAGCAGGGTCCCTCGCCTTTCGGCTCAGTACCACCAGCATGTCAAGCCCAGGTAAGGTTCTTCGCGTTGCCTCGAATTAAACCACATACTCCACCGCTTGTGCGGGTCCCCGTCAATTCCTTTGAGTTTCAACCTTGCGGCCGTAGTCCCCAGGCGGTGCACTTAACAGGTTACCTCCGGCACACACCTTATCGGCATATGCCAAGTGCACATCGTTTAGGGCTGGGACTACCGGGGTATCTAATCCCGTTTGCTCCCCCAGCTTTCGTGTTTCAGCGTCAGGACCGATTGATCGCTATCCGAAGATAACAACCAACCGGCTCTCCAAAAGGAGACCGCACCAGAGAGCCGCCTTCGCCATCGGCATTCCTCGCGATATCCACGCATTCTACCGCTACACCGCGAGTTCCACTCTCCCCTCACGGCCTCAAGTCCGGTAGTTTCGGATGCAATCCTCCGATTGAGTCGGAGGCTTTCACACCCGACACACCAGACCGCCTACACACCCTTTACGCCCAGTGATTCCGGACAACGCTCGCCACCTCCGTATTACCGCGGCTGCTGGCACGGAGTTAGCCGTGGCTTCCTCGCTGGGTACCGTCATCATCGTCCCCAGCAACAGGGGTTTACATCCCGAAGGACTCCATCCCCCACGCGGCGTCGCTGCGTCAGGCTTTCGCCCATTGCGCAAATTTCTAGACTGCTGCCTCCCGTAGGAGTTGGGACCGTGTCTCAGTTCCCATGTGGGGGGACGTGCTCTCACACCCCCTACCCGTCATCGCCTTGGTAGGCCGTTACCCTACCAACTAGCTGATGGGCCAAAGGCCTATCCTGGAGCGACCGAAGCCTTTCCTCCCAGGACTTGCGTCCTGTGAGCATATGGGGAATTAGCCCCACTTTCGCAGGGTTATGCCCCACTCCAGGGTAAGTTACCTTTGTATTACTCACCCGTTCGCCACTAACACCCTGCTGTATTGCTACAACAGGATGTCCGTTCGACTTGCATGTCTAAGACACGCCGCCAGCGTTAGTCCTGAGCCAGGATCAAACTCTCCAGAAGGATAATCAAAATTTCTGGGACCCAATACCCTGGACAATTCTCAAAAGGCAGATTGTCAAAGACCAAATCTAATAATTTTTAAACTTGAGCATATATATTATAATCAAAACCAAAAAAAAGTCAAGGGGAAAAATGCCTGAGTTATCCATATTTTTTATATCTTGCGAAGGAAGGATGAAACTTATAGGCAAGATTTGTAAGGGTAATCAATGATTTAGCGCTGGGTACTTTTGTAGGGCAAGGCTTTAGCCTTGCTTAAATTGCCAACCTGAGGTGGTAACCGGGAAAATGGTAGGCGCAGGCTTTAGCCTGCGGATAAATTTTTTTGAATCCGAGGGTATTTCGCACCTTGAAGGGTGCGGCTACCGCTAATAATTTAGCGCATAAAAATGATTTGACAAAAAGTGGAGGGAACTCAGGAAAAATGCAAGTTTGGATGTCAATCCTAACAATTAATTATAGAGGGATGAGGTTGGGCTTTCGGAAAAAACAAAATCTATAATATGCCGATAACTTCATCTCCTGGGTTAATTTTTAAAGTCTCATAAGCACTCTTTTTAAACCCGGCAATCTCATAGTAGTTTGAACTCCCTTTTATCCCGAAAATTTCGCCCGCCTCACCTTGGGCATAAAACTTTTTTATCGGAAATCGCCCAAATTCGGAGATTTCAATTTTTTTCAATGGTATATTAATGGGAATATTCGTTATCAAATTTCCAAAGTTGTCAATATAAACGACCTCTCCATAAATCCGGTTTTTGACTCTCTTTATCCGGGGAAAAGGGAATTTATAAAATTCATTTATCCGCCGGCCGATTTTTTCGGGTGCAATCCCGAGACTAATCTTTGCCGCGGCTGGGCCAAAAATATCGCGGGCATGAAATGTGCGACTAATTTTCTGGTGCATTTTTATCTCATAAACAATTGGAGTATTGTTATAAATGTAGGAAAATATGCCGTTATCAGGTCCAACAAAATAATAACCATCAGAAAAGACTACCAACGGCTTCCTCCTGCTCCCAACCCCAGGGTCAACGACCGCGAGATGAATTGTTCCTTCAGGAAAATTTTTGTAAACCATTTTTAATACAAAGGCCGCACCTTTTATATCAAATGGTTTCAAATCGTGTGTGATATCAACGATCTGGACACTCGGATTTATCCTAAGTATTTCACCCTTAACTGCCGCAACAAACCAATCCTTATTGCCAAAATCAGATGTAAAAGTGATAATCATACCCCTCAACCTTAAACCGTTCTTCCTTCCTGGTGATCTTTTTCAACCATTTATACCATTTTTCAGGTAACAGTTGTGCGATAGCCATGCCACTTTTAAAAATCATTGGAGCGATCTCACACTTTGCCATCAATCTTTCTTTGCCAAACAGAAATAAAAAGATTATCAGCACAAAACTAAAGAACAACCCCTTTATAAAACCGAGTCCGCCGCCCATTAAGCGGTCCATAATTCCAAGTGGTGTCAGATGGATCAATCGGGCGAGCAATCTTCCCAGCAGGGAGATCACTATAACCGTGAGCAAAAAAATAATTAAAAAAGCGAGATATTTGGGGATACTTAACCGTTCGGAATACTCCAGGGCAAGAAAAATACCAAGGATTATGCCGGTCAGGTCAAAAATACTCCGCACGAAGCCTACCACAAGACCTTGGATGATTAGCACTATAATAAGAATTAGAATCACAATATCAACTACGCACATGATTTAAATTATAAATATTTTTCCGAGGACTGTCAATCTTGACATCGCTCTTTTTTTAGTTATGCTTAGAGGTGGATTGTGCTAAACTTTATCTGGTGTTTTTAATCAAAATATAGTAGACCATAAAGGGGGTATAAAATGAAAGAAAAGGTCGAACAGATCCTTGCCGAAATAAGACCAAATCTGCAGATGGATGGCGGCGATGTAGAACTGGTTGAGGTTACGCCGGATGGAACGGTTAAGGTAAAACTGACGGGCGCCTGTGGTGGTTGCCCGATGAGTATGTTAACCTTGAAGATGGCGATTGAAAAAAGATTAAAAGACGCCATTCCAGAAATCAAGGCGGTGGAACAGGTTTTTTAAAACACAGGAGGTAATGTGCCGGTAGTCCATTTAACCGATGCCACCTTTGATCAGGAAGTAAAAAACGCAGAATTACCAGTGTTGGTTGACTTTTGGGCACCCTGGTGCGGACCCTGCCGGATGGTTGCTCCCACCATCGATGAAATCGCTGAAGAATACAAAGGTCGATTGATAGTCGCCAAAATCAATGTTGATGAAAATCCGGAAAAGACCGCGGAATACCGGATCATGTCTATTCCCAATATCAAAATATTCAAAAGCGGCAAAGTAGTAGATGAGATTGTTGGCGCAGTGCCCAAAGAAGAAATCGTGAAAAAGATTCAAAAGATTTTATGAATCTAAAGGCACTCCATCTGGTATCCTATGGCATTTATGTTGTCACTTCCCGAAAAGATGAAAAAATAAACGGTCAAATCGTCAACACTGTTTTTCAGATAACTGCCCACCCACCCCAGATGGGAATTTCAATCAACAAACAGAATCTAACCCATGAATATATCAAAAGCAGCAAAGTTTTCACTATTAACATTCTTACCAAAACAACCCCACCCAAATTCATTGGACAATTCGGCTTCCGGTCTGGACGTGAAATAGATAAATTCAAAGATGTGAATTTTAAATTGGGTAAGACCGGCGCCCCAATCATCATCGATAACATACTGGGTTTTATTGAATGCGAGGTAGTTAATAGCATTGATTGTGGAACGCATACCCTGTTTATCGGCAAGGTGTTGGAAGCAGAAATAATGGTGGAAAGTGGAGAACCTCTTACTTATGATTATTACCATAAGGAATTGAAATTGAAAGTCCCCAAGACCGCTACTACCTATCTACCAGAAAATAAATGAGTTGTCCCAAAGGAGGTTAAATGCATATTCGGGAAATAAAAGATAAAATCTATTGTGTGGGTGCCAATCACTGGGACCGCCGACTTTTTGATGAATTAATCCCCTTACCTGATGGAACGAGTTATAATTCTTATTTAATTATTGGCTCGGAAAAGACTGCCCTCATTGATGCGGTTGACCCGACGAAAGAAAATGAATTGATAGAAAATCTAAGAAAATTAAATATTCAGAAAATTGATTATATCATTTCACACCATGCAGAACAAGACCATTCAGGCGGTATACCAAGGGTGTTAAAAGTGTTTCCAATGGCAAAAGTGGTAACGAATGAAAAATGCAAGGGCATGCTTATGGACCTATTATTGGTTCCGGAAGATAAATTCATTAAAGTGGATGATAACGAAACATTGTCCCTCGGCAGCCGCACCCTGCAATTTATTTTTGCACCCTGGGTTCATTGGCCCGAAACGATGCTTACATATTTAAAAGAAGAAAAAATCCTGTTCACATGCGATTTATTTGGTTCCCATTTTGCAACGAGTGATTTATACGCAACTGATGAAGCAAAAGTTTATGAATCGGCAAAAAGATATTACGCCGAGATTATGATGCCTTTCAGAAAGAATATCCAAAGGCATCTACAAAAGTTGAGTGATTTTCAAATTGATATCATCGCACCAAGTCATGGCCCAGTTTATAATAGACCCGAATTTATCATCAATGCCTACAAAGATTGGACATCAGATAATGTCAAAAATGAAGTGGTATTTCCATATGTTTCAATGCATGGCAGTGTAGAAAAAATGGCGGAATATTTTATCGATGCCATAATGGAACGGGGTATCACCATCAAACCATTTAACCTAACAAAGACAGATATTGGTGAACTGGCGATGGCACTCGTTGATGCGGCAACGATAGTGATTGGAACTCCAACCGTGCTCACTGGACCACATCCATTAGCATTTTACGCAGCCTATTTATGCAACGCATTGAGACCAAAGACGAAATTTGCTTCAATAATCGGTTCATATTCCTGGGGCGGTAAGATGCTGGAAAAGATAAAAGAATTGATATCCAATTTGGAAATAGAACTAATCACACCGGTGATTGCTAAAGGTTATCCAAAACAAGCAGATTTCAAAGCCCTTGATGCCCTCGCCGATGGTATCCTCGAAAAACACCGCTCGTTAGGCATAGTTTAGAAAATTTTCTGATTACTCTAATCGCAGGTATTTGTGGACCTGCGGTATTATCCGCACATCATTCAATCTTTCCAGGGCTTTTTTCTGGATATCAAGAAGATTGGGAATCCGTCGGTTGAAGACCGGTTGAATTACCAAGGGAATATTATCATTTACCTTTTCTATTATTGAAACAACCTGGTCCAGCTCGCGGGGGATGAAATTTTCATTTATCACAATCTTCACAAATACCTCTTTTTTTGCAGCCCGCTTGAGCATCTCTTCATGTTTTTTCCACATTGCCGGGCGACCGGTAGCCGTAGGTAT
Proteins encoded in this region:
- a CDS encoding SAM-dependent chlorinase/fluorinase codes for the protein MIITFTSDFGNKDWFVAAVKGEILRINPSVQIVDITHDLKPFDIKGAAFVLKMVYKNFPEGTIHLAVVDPGVGSRRKPLVVFSDGYYFVGPDNGIFSYIYNNTPIVYEIKMHQKISRTFHARDIFGPAAAKISLGIAPEKIGRRINEFYKFPFPRIKRVKNRIYGEVVYIDNFGNLITNIPINIPLKKIEISEFGRFPIKKFYAQGEAGEIFGIKGSSNYYEIAGFKKSAYETLKINPGDEVIGIL
- a CDS encoding CvpA family protein, encoding MCVVDIVILILIIVLIIQGLVVGFVRSIFDLTGIILGIFLALEYSERLSIPKYLAFLIIFLLTVIVISLLGRLLARLIHLTPLGIMDRLMGGGLGFIKGLFFSFVLIIFLFLFGKERLMAKCEIAPMIFKSGMAIAQLLPEKWYKWLKKITRKEERFKVEGYDYHFYI
- a CDS encoding FprA family A-type flavoprotein, which gives rise to MHIREIKDKIYCVGANHWDRRLFDELIPLPDGTSYNSYLIIGSEKTALIDAVDPTKENELIENLRKLNIQKIDYIISHHAEQDHSGGIPRVLKVFPMAKVVTNEKCKGMLMDLLLVPEDKFIKVDDNETLSLGSRTLQFIFAPWVHWPETMLTYLKEEKILFTCDLFGSHFATSDLYATDEAKVYESAKRYYAEIMMPFRKNIQRHLQKLSDFQIDIIAPSHGPVYNRPEFIINAYKDWTSDNVKNEVVFPYVSMHGSVEKMAEYFIDAIMERGITIKPFNLTKTDIGELAMALVDAATIVIGTPTVLTGPHPLAFYAAYLCNALRPKTKFASIIGSYSWGGKMLEKIKELISNLEIELITPVIAKGYPKQADFKALDALADGILEKHRSLGIV
- a CDS encoding flavin reductase family protein: MNLKALHLVSYGIYVVTSRKDEKINGQIVNTVFQITAHPPQMGISINKQNLTHEYIKSSKVFTINILTKTTPPKFIGQFGFRSGREIDKFKDVNFKLGKTGAPIIIDNILGFIECEVVNSIDCGTHTLFIGKVLEAEIMVESGEPLTYDYYHKELKLKVPKTATTYLPENK
- the trxA gene encoding thioredoxin; the protein is MPVVHLTDATFDQEVKNAELPVLVDFWAPWCGPCRMVAPTIDEIAEEYKGRLIVAKINVDENPEKTAEYRIMSIPNIKIFKSGKVVDEIVGAVPKEEIVKKIQKIL
- a CDS encoding NifU family protein, which translates into the protein MKEKVEQILAEIRPNLQMDGGDVELVEVTPDGTVKVKLTGACGGCPMSMLTLKMAIEKRLKDAIPEIKAVEQVF